Proteins found in one Pseudorasbora parva isolate DD20220531a chromosome 11, ASM2467924v1, whole genome shotgun sequence genomic segment:
- the xiap gene encoding E3 ubiquitin-protein ligase XIAP yields the protein MAHSSQDGAYETDDAFVWSSMNDRLTSFQHFPRCEEVSAERLARAGFYFTGEADKVCCFSCHAMVEDWNRGDTPLKRHQQASPNCKFLSCAHGLRTPDVIHSSAYDEVTEAREFLLRTGMVVDQTIDPIVPHMKSEEARLNTFSDWPADAPVQPDDLAGAGMFYCGTGDNVQCFSCGGILAGWEQGDSAWDEHERHYPNCFFILGHDVGNVPLTTPRPRVNGRVASVESFEGRLDSFRGRQHPIEPEILARAGFYSTGEQDRVICFKCGGGVKDWMSDEDPWEEHARHYPGCSFLLAEKGEEYVNNIQLRYPKGDHSRSSQNGFSSTEQEDPILKLEKLQREKLCKVCMDSDIGMVFIPCGHLVTCEKCSVSLNKCPICCSTITQKIKTYNS from the exons ATGGCACACTCAAGTCAAGATGGCGCCTATGAAACTGATGATGCATTTGTATGGTCATCCATGAATGATCGTCTGACTTCCTTCCAGCACTTTCCTCGTTGTGAAGAAGTTTCAGCGGAGCGACTGGCTCGCGCAGGCTTTTATTTCACAGGCGAAGCGGACAAGGTGTGCTGTTTTAGCTGCCATGCGATGGTGGAGGACTGGAACAGAGGGGATACTCCACTGAAGAGACATCAGCAAGCATCTCCCAACTGCAAGTTCCTTAGCTGTGCTCACGGCTTGAGAACCCCTGACGTCATCCACAGCTCTGCTTACGACGAAGTGACCGAAGCCAGGGAGTTCCTCCTCCGCACGGGAATGGTAGTGGATCAGACCATTGATCCCATTGTGCCACATATGAAGAGCGAGGAAGCTCGGCTGAATACTTTCAGTGACTGGCCTGCAGATGCCCCAGTTCAGCCCGATGACCTTGCGGGAGCAGGGATGTTTTACTGTGGGACAGGCGACAATGTGCAGTGCTTCTCTTGTGGGGGGATTCTAGCAGGATGGGAGCAAGGTGACAGTGCCTGGGATGAACATGAAAGGCACTACCCAAACTGCTTCTTCATCTTGGGCCACGATGTGGGCAATGTCCCGCTTACAACACCTAGACCCAGGGTGAATGGTCGCGTAGCTTCTGTGGAGTCTTTTGAGGGGCGTCTTGATAGCTTCAGAGGCAGACAACACCCCATAGAACCTGAGATACTGGCCAGAGCTGGTTTCTACAGCACAG GAGAACAAGACCGTGTGATCTGCTTTAAATGTGGAGGAGGAGTAAAGGACTGGATGTCTGATGAAGACCCTTGGGAGGAGCATGCCAGGCACTATCCAGG CTGCAGTTTCCTTCTGGCAGAGAAAGGAGAAGAATATGTCAACAATATACAACTTCGATATCCAAAAGGAGACCATTCA AGGTCAAGTCAGAATGGTTTTTCTAGTACTGAGCAAG AGGACCCAATATTGAAGCTTGAGAAGCTCCAGAGGGAGAAACTCTGTAAAGTCTGCATGGACAGTGACATAGGCATGGTCTTTATTCCCTGTGGACACCTGGTCACTTGTGAAAAATGTTCAGTGTCCCTGAACAAGTGTCCAATCTGCTGTAGCACCATCACACAGAAGATAAAGACCTACAATTCCTAA